One window of Fusobacterium polymorphum genomic DNA carries:
- a CDS encoding transcription repressor NadR has product MIEREEREKKILEILRNSETLVSGTYLAEFFDVSRQVIVQDIAILKAKNIDIISTNRGYRLLSKGIKKIIKVKHDDSEIRNELNAIVDLGASVEDVFVIHKTYGKISVKLDIKSRRDVDLLVENINSKLSKPLKNLTDNCHYHTIIAENENIFKEVEDKLKKLGILIE; this is encoded by the coding sequence ATGATTGAAAGGGAAGAAAGAGAAAAGAAAATACTTGAAATTTTAAGAAATAGTGAAACTCTTGTAAGCGGGACATATCTTGCAGAGTTTTTTGATGTTTCAAGGCAGGTTATAGTACAGGATATAGCAATATTAAAGGCTAAAAATATAGATATTATCTCAACTAATAGAGGCTATAGATTACTTTCAAAGGGAATAAAAAAAATTATTAAGGTCAAACATGATGATTCAGAAATTAGAAATGAATTAAATGCTATTGTAGACCTTGGAGCAAGTGTTGAAGATGTTTTTGTTATCCATAAAACTTATGGAAAAATAAGTGTAAAATTGGATATAAAATCAAGGAGAGATGTGGATTTATTAGTAGAAAATATTAATTCTAAATTAAGTAAACCTTTAAAAAATTTGACAGATAATTGTCATTATCACACTATAATAGCTGAAAATGAGAATATTTTTAAAGAAGTTGAGGATAAACTAAAAAAGCTTGGAATTTTAATAGAATAA